A window from Puniceicoccaceae bacterium encodes these proteins:
- the gndA gene encoding NADP-dependent phosphogluconate dehydrogenase encodes MTEGTSEIGLIGLAVMGQNLALNIADHGFRISVYNRTASKTKAFLADNTYLGDTLVGFEDLGEFVASLKTPRKVVIMVQAGAGTDAVIEQLTQVLDKGDIIIDGGNSKWTDTIRREKELSDKGFHFVGSGVSGGEEGARFGPSLMPGGTRTAWESLEPIWNAIAAKVDDTGHEIRGATPGNPVKGGTPCSAYIGENGAGHYVKMVHNGIEYGDMQMICEAYDMMRNLLGMKPSEMADVFKRWNEGVLNSYLIEITAEVLGQSDPETGAPLVDVILDAAGQKGTGKWTSVSALDMGVPAATIAEAVFARCISAIKEERVSASRELQGPEHPKGLNRDVWLEAIHDALYCAKICSYAQGFQLMKAAEAEYGWTLNFGEIAMIWRGGCIIRASFLQKIKEAYDRNPGLKNLLLDPFFKDEISRAQDHWRKVVVASAQYGVPAPCFSSALAYFDSYRTANLPQNLLQGQRDFFGAHTYERTDKERGLKFHIDWPKPNRPQLNA; translated from the coding sequence ATGACTGAAGGAACATCAGAAATCGGTCTCATCGGACTCGCCGTTATGGGACAAAATCTGGCTTTGAACATTGCCGACCACGGCTTCCGGATCTCGGTCTACAACCGCACCGCATCCAAGACCAAGGCATTTCTCGCTGACAACACCTATCTCGGCGATACGCTTGTCGGTTTTGAAGATCTCGGTGAATTTGTCGCCTCACTGAAAACGCCACGCAAAGTCGTGATCATGGTGCAGGCTGGTGCCGGGACAGACGCCGTCATTGAACAGCTTACCCAGGTGCTCGACAAGGGAGACATCATCATCGACGGCGGAAACTCCAAATGGACAGACACCATCCGGCGTGAAAAGGAACTCAGTGACAAGGGCTTTCATTTTGTCGGAAGTGGTGTTTCCGGAGGTGAAGAAGGCGCACGTTTTGGTCCGTCCCTCATGCCCGGTGGCACTCGCACCGCATGGGAATCACTCGAACCCATCTGGAACGCCATCGCCGCAAAGGTGGATGATACCGGACACGAAATTCGCGGAGCCACTCCGGGCAATCCCGTCAAGGGCGGCACTCCCTGCTCTGCCTACATCGGCGAAAATGGAGCCGGCCACTATGTGAAAATGGTGCACAATGGCATCGAATACGGCGACATGCAGATGATCTGCGAAGCCTACGATATGATGCGGAACCTGCTCGGCATGAAGCCTTCCGAAATGGCTGATGTGTTCAAGCGCTGGAATGAAGGGGTGCTCAATAGTTATCTGATTGAAATCACTGCCGAGGTACTGGGTCAAAGCGATCCGGAAACCGGTGCGCCGCTCGTCGATGTCATCCTTGACGCTGCTGGACAGAAGGGCACTGGAAAATGGACGAGCGTGAGTGCGCTGGATATGGGCGTTCCCGCTGCAACCATCGCAGAAGCCGTGTTTGCGCGCTGCATCAGTGCAATCAAGGAGGAACGCGTGAGCGCTTCGCGCGAACTGCAGGGTCCCGAACATCCCAAAGGACTGAACCGCGATGTTTGGCTGGAAGCGATTCACGATGCGCTCTACTGCGCCAAGATCTGCTCCTATGCGCAGGGTTTTCAATTGATGAAGGCAGCCGAAGCAGAATATGGCTGGACACTCAACTTTGGAGAAATCGCCATGATCTGGCGTGGTGGGTGCATCATTCGCGCGAGCTTTCTCCAAAAAATCAAGGAAGCCTATGACCGCAATCCCGGTCTGAAAAATCTGCTGCTCGATCCCTTCTTCAAGGATGAGATCTCAAGAGCACAGGACCACTGGCGCAAGGTCGTGGTCGCATCGGCGCAATACGGGGTTCCAGCACCGTGCTTTTCAAGTGCCCTGGCCTATTTTGACAGCTATCGCACCGCCAATTTGCCACAAAACCTGCTCCAGGGACAGCGCGACTTCTTCGGCGCCCATACCTATGAGCGCACGGACAAGGAACGGGGACTCAAGTTTCACATCGACTGGCCCAAGCCCAATCGTCCGCAACTGAATGCCTGA
- a CDS encoding TRAP transporter substrate-binding protein gives MKKPTSYFILGIAIGCIISSLFFAALSRNFHTGEAGARSVQQLKLGHALPTTHPVHAGIEFMAERLKELSGGAMEIIIFPSEQMGDETKCIEQVQMGTLAMTKTSSAPMGNFVEVLKVFSLPYLFRDADHYWTVLEGPIGKEMLQRLATRDDGRPSGFIGLGYFDSGSRNFYSTSPIYSPQDMRGKKYRVMRDPVAMDMVQAMGGSPTPIPWGELYTALKQGVVDGAENNPPSIISSRHSEICKYLTLDAHSRIPDIVIISEKIWGRLSPQEQVWLEQAMQEATVFQRDLWAKSTQEALEQMQREDRVEILEVDLAPFRQAVQPVIDKYATGDIRDIYDRIQDVQ, from the coding sequence ATGAAAAAACCCACATCCTACTTCATTCTCGGCATCGCCATCGGCTGCATCATAAGCAGTCTGTTTTTTGCCGCGCTCTCCCGAAACTTTCATACCGGAGAGGCGGGTGCACGCTCAGTACAACAGCTCAAACTCGGCCATGCGCTGCCCACAACTCACCCGGTTCACGCTGGCATCGAGTTCATGGCAGAACGCCTCAAGGAACTGTCGGGAGGAGCCATGGAAATTATCATTTTCCCATCCGAACAGATGGGCGATGAAACCAAATGCATCGAACAGGTGCAAATGGGCACACTCGCGATGACCAAGACCAGTTCTGCCCCGATGGGAAACTTTGTCGAGGTGCTGAAGGTCTTCAGCCTACCCTACCTTTTTCGCGACGCCGACCACTACTGGACTGTGCTCGAAGGTCCCATCGGTAAAGAAATGCTGCAGCGGCTTGCCACCCGGGATGACGGTCGGCCCAGCGGTTTCATTGGTCTCGGATATTTCGATTCAGGCAGCCGGAATTTCTACTCCACTTCTCCCATCTACTCTCCGCAGGACATGCGCGGGAAAAAATACCGCGTCATGCGGGACCCAGTTGCCATGGACATGGTTCAGGCCATGGGTGGCTCCCCCACTCCCATTCCCTGGGGTGAACTCTATACCGCGCTCAAACAGGGAGTAGTCGACGGTGCGGAAAACAACCCACCGAGCATCATCTCGTCCCGTCACAGCGAAATCTGCAAGTATCTCACGCTCGATGCCCACTCGCGCATTCCGGATATTGTGATCATCAGTGAAAAAATCTGGGGCCGACTCTCACCACAGGAACAGGTGTGGCTGGAACAGGCCATGCAGGAGGCCACCGTCTTTCAGCGCGATCTCTGGGCAAAATCCACACAGGAGGCTCTGGAACAAATGCAGCGCGAAGACAGGGTCGAAATTCTTGAGGTTGATCTTGCGCCTTTCCGCCAGGCGGTACAACCCGTGATCGACAAGTATGCCACGGGTGACATCCGTGACATCTATGATCGCATCCAGGATGTGCAATAA
- the eda gene encoding bifunctional 4-hydroxy-2-oxoglutarate aldolase/2-dehydro-3-deoxy-phosphogluconate aldolase: MSLFDQTNNPLIMPVIVINDAERAIPLAEALLEGGLNWIEITLRTEAALESIRRIAKALPEMRVGAGTVITEALAQQAIDAGATFGLAPGFSRKILRVFKMNDVPFIPGVCTPSEITTAFEHGYRRLKFFPAEPAGGASYLKAANAPFQSYGIQFCPTGGLNLKNMADYLALPEVFTIGGSWLATGSQINNGEWKLITEQTRQALAKANEIRS, from the coding sequence ATGTCCCTCTTTGACCAAACCAACAATCCGCTCATTATGCCGGTCATCGTAATCAATGATGCCGAGCGAGCCATCCCACTTGCGGAAGCCCTGCTGGAAGGCGGACTCAACTGGATCGAAATCACGCTGCGCACGGAAGCGGCTCTGGAATCCATCCGCCGCATCGCCAAAGCACTCCCCGAAATGCGGGTCGGCGCCGGAACTGTGATCACCGAAGCCCTTGCCCAACAAGCCATCGATGCGGGTGCAACCTTTGGTCTGGCTCCAGGATTCAGCCGCAAAATCCTTCGGGTGTTCAAAATGAACGATGTCCCCTTCATTCCCGGGGTCTGCACTCCAAGCGAAATCACCACCGCCTTTGAACACGGCTATCGCAGGCTGAAATTCTTCCCCGCCGAACCTGCGGGAGGTGCCAGCTACCTCAAGGCAGCCAACGCTCCCTTCCAGTCTTACGGCATTCAGTTTTGCCCGACGGGAGGACTGAATCTGAAGAACATGGCCGACTACCTTGCCCTGCCAGAGGTCTTCACCATCGGGGGTTCCTGGCTCGCTACTGGTTCACAAATCAACAACGGTGAGTGGAAGCTCATCACCGAGCAAACCCGTCAGGCACTCGCCAAGGCCAACGAAATCCGCAGCTAA
- the uxaC gene encoding glucuronate isomerase — MTAFIHDHFLLHTETARELYHSYAANEPIFDYHCHLSPKDLAENRRFSNLYEIWLAGDHYKWRAMRLNGIDEQYCTGDADPYEKFLAFAKTVPYTLRNPLYHWTHLELARYFGIHELLDADTAPSIWERANAQLQGDDLTTWGILKRMNVAFIGTTDDPTDSLNDHATLQRSDCPATVAPTFRPDKALGIDHTVTWNAWVDQLQSVTGDSIDCLNDLKSALLQRMDFFDAMGCRASDHGLSHCPTHIAADSEAERIFLHAREGQTPNPQAAEGFAGNLLAFLGEGYAERNWVMQLHLGAARNNNAHLFQTLGADIGCDSINDESQITGLTCLLGELSLREKLPHTILYNLNPAQNYPFATMCGNFFEAGVKHKIQFGSGWWFLDQWEGMTWQLNALSSLGLLAHFVGMLTDSRSLMSYPRHEYFRRLLCSLLGEDIEKGIIPGQMEHVGSIVRNIAYRNAQSFFK, encoded by the coding sequence ATGACTGCCTTCATTCACGATCACTTTCTGCTCCACACCGAAACTGCCCGTGAACTCTATCACAGCTACGCGGCCAACGAACCCATCTTCGACTATCACTGTCACCTTTCGCCAAAAGATCTTGCCGAAAACCGTCGCTTCTCCAACCTCTACGAAATCTGGCTGGCCGGAGATCATTACAAGTGGCGCGCCATGCGCCTGAACGGCATTGATGAGCAATACTGCACGGGTGATGCCGACCCTTACGAAAAATTTCTGGCATTTGCAAAAACCGTTCCCTACACGCTGCGCAACCCACTCTACCACTGGACTCACCTCGAGCTGGCTCGGTATTTCGGAATTCACGAGTTGCTCGATGCAGACACCGCTCCGTCCATCTGGGAACGTGCGAACGCTCAGCTACAGGGCGACGATCTCACAACCTGGGGCATCTTGAAGCGCATGAATGTGGCTTTTATCGGAACCACGGATGATCCGACCGATTCGCTCAACGATCACGCAACACTGCAACGCAGCGACTGTCCGGCAACCGTTGCCCCCACTTTTCGTCCCGACAAGGCACTGGGCATCGACCATACTGTTACGTGGAATGCATGGGTTGACCAGCTGCAGTCCGTTACGGGTGACTCCATCGATTGCCTCAACGACCTCAAGTCCGCCCTGCTGCAGCGCATGGACTTTTTTGACGCCATGGGCTGCCGCGCATCCGACCATGGACTGAGCCACTGCCCGACCCACATCGCCGCAGATTCCGAAGCCGAACGTATCTTTCTTCACGCCCGCGAGGGTCAAACTCCAAATCCACAGGCAGCCGAAGGTTTTGCCGGTAACCTGCTCGCCTTTCTCGGCGAGGGCTACGCCGAGCGCAACTGGGTCATGCAGCTGCACCTGGGTGCCGCCCGCAACAACAATGCCCACCTCTTCCAAACCCTTGGCGCCGACATCGGTTGCGATTCCATCAACGACGAAAGCCAGATTACCGGGCTGACCTGCCTTCTCGGCGAGCTTTCCCTACGTGAAAAACTACCCCACACGATTCTTTACAATCTCAACCCCGCCCAAAACTACCCCTTTGCAACCATGTGCGGAAACTTCTTCGAGGCGGGGGTCAAACACAAAATCCAGTTTGGCAGTGGTTGGTGGTTCCTGGATCAGTGGGAAGGCATGACATGGCAGCTCAATGCGCTTTCCAGCTTGGGTCTGCTCGCTCACTTCGTGGGCATGCTGACCGATTCGCGCAGCCTCATGAGCTATCCACGCCACGAGTATTTCCGCCGACTGCTCTGCAGCTTGCTCGGTGAAGACATCGAAAAGGGTATCATCCCGGGCCAGATGGAGCATGTTGGCTCCATCGTGCGCAACATTGCCTATCGCAACGCCCAATCGTTTTTCAAATGA
- a CDS encoding TRAP transporter small permease, which produces MQTITQLLHRILAGLSISIFVLLIVDVVLGVSSRYLFGGQIRWTEELATFLLVWLVFCGSAIAYHDRAHLGIDLLVNSFDPDVRRLATILGHILVFAFVALVMVWGGSSLTMERLDSDQMMSTLGIQKAWLYLSIPLNGTFILWFNLSMVIAILTGNDQAAGEEVQA; this is translated from the coding sequence ATGCAAACGATCACCCAGTTGCTGCACCGCATTCTCGCAGGGCTTTCCATCTCCATTTTTGTTCTGCTGATCGTTGACGTCGTGCTCGGCGTCAGCTCGCGCTATCTCTTTGGCGGTCAAATCCGCTGGACCGAAGAACTCGCAACCTTCCTGCTCGTCTGGCTGGTTTTCTGTGGCTCGGCCATCGCCTACCACGACCGGGCACACCTCGGCATTGACCTGCTGGTGAACAGTTTCGATCCGGATGTGCGCAGGCTCGCCACCATTCTGGGGCACATTCTGGTATTTGCATTTGTGGCTTTGGTCATGGTCTGGGGTGGCAGCTCATTGACAATGGAGCGTCTCGATTCCGACCAGATGATGTCCACACTGGGTATCCAGAAAGCGTGGCTCTATCTCTCGATTCCGCTCAACGGAACCTTCATTCTCTGGTTCAACCTGAGCATGGTGATCGCCATTCTTACCGGTAACGATCAAGCCGCTGGAGAGGAGGTGCAGGCATGA